From the Simplicispira suum genome, the window GATGCTTACGCTCAAAATCGTCGCGCCGAGCTCTCATACCGTTAAGCGATGGCAACAAAACCGATGAGAACAGGCTACGGCTTGGCACTGGTTGTTGCACTGGCTGGGGTCCTTGCCACACCGGCACGTGCTGCGCTGTTTGAAGACGATGAGGCGCGCCGCGCCATCATCGAACTGCGCCAGCGCATTGATACGCTGCAGCAATCGAACCAGCGTGCAGGCGACGATCTGCGTCGCTCGGGCGAAGACACCAGCCAGATGCGCCGCAGTTTGCTGGATCTGCAAGGCCAGATCGAGGCGCTGCACGTGGAGTTGGCCAAGCTGCGCGGGCAGAACGAGCAATTGGCCCGCGATGTCTCCGAACTGCAGCGCCTGCAAAAGGAAACCGCGCAAGGCGTCAACGAGCGCCTGAAAAAGTTTGAGCCCGGAAAGGTCACAGTCGACGGACAGGAGTTCGTCGCCGAGCCGGCCGAGC encodes:
- the ybgF gene encoding tol-pal system protein YbgF codes for the protein MRTGYGLALVVALAGVLATPARAALFEDDEARRAIIELRQRIDTLQQSNQRAGDDLRRSGEDTSQMRRSLLDLQGQIEALHVELAKLRGQNEQLARDVSELQRLQKETAQGVNERLKKFEPGKVTVDGQEFVAEPAERQDFEAALATFRSGKFADAATAFAAFLRQFPQSGYVPSARFWLGNAQYATRDYKEAIGNFKALLASAPNHARAPEAALSIANCQMELKATTGARKTLEDLIRVYPASEAAAAAKERLARMK